The proteins below come from a single Paraburkholderia flagellata genomic window:
- a CDS encoding alpha-D-ribose 1-methylphosphonate 5-phosphate C-P-lyase PhnJ, which translates to MNAPDTLQNTAAEVASHETQAVSGYNFAYLDEQTKRMLRRALLKAVAVPGYQVPFASREMPLPYGWGTGGIQVTAAIIGAKDTLKVIDQGSDDTTNAVNIRRFFARTTGVATTRRTSEASIVQTRHRIPETPLTDKQILVYQVPMPEPLFRLEPRVAECKKLHALADYGLISVKLYEDIVQHGSIATTYDYPVTVNSRYLTSPSPIPKFDNPKLHMNAALQLFGAGRERRIYAIPPYTPVKSLDFDDHPFEVQRWEHACALCGSRESFLDEMIVDDAGKRMFVCSDSDYCHDRREPIDAHATNEAGEKA; encoded by the coding sequence ATGAACGCGCCCGATACCTTGCAAAACACCGCAGCCGAAGTCGCGTCGCACGAAACGCAGGCCGTCTCGGGCTACAACTTCGCGTACCTCGACGAGCAGACCAAGCGCATGCTGCGCCGCGCGCTCCTCAAGGCCGTGGCCGTGCCGGGCTACCAGGTGCCGTTCGCCTCGCGTGAAATGCCGCTGCCATATGGCTGGGGCACGGGCGGCATCCAGGTGACGGCGGCGATCATCGGCGCGAAGGACACGCTCAAGGTGATCGACCAGGGCTCGGACGACACCACGAACGCCGTGAACATCCGCCGCTTTTTCGCGCGCACGACGGGCGTGGCCACCACGCGCCGCACGAGCGAGGCTTCGATCGTCCAGACCCGGCACCGCATTCCGGAAACGCCGCTCACGGACAAGCAAATCCTCGTCTACCAGGTGCCGATGCCCGAGCCGCTATTCCGGCTGGAGCCGCGCGTGGCCGAATGCAAGAAGCTGCACGCGCTCGCCGACTATGGACTCATCAGCGTGAAGCTGTATGAGGACATCGTGCAGCACGGCAGCATCGCCACGACTTACGACTACCCGGTGACGGTGAACAGCCGCTATCTCACGTCGCCCTCGCCGATTCCGAAGTTCGACAACCCCAAGCTCCATATGAACGCTGCGCTGCAGTTGTTCGGCGCGGGCCGCGAGCGCCGCATCTACGCGATCCCGCCGTACACGCCGGTGAAGAGCCTCGATTTCGACGACCATCCGTTTGAAGTGCAGCGCTGGGAGCACGCGTGTGCGTTGTGCGGCTCGCGCGAAAGCTTCCTCGACGAGATGATCGTCGACGACGCGGGCAAGC
- a CDS encoding carbon-phosphorus lyase complex subunit PhnI, protein MYVAVKGGERAIEASWRLLDETRRGDTRVPELSVAQIREQLRLAVARVMAEGSVYDEELAALAIKQAAGDLVEAIFLLRAYRTTLPRFGYTQPVETENMVVERRISATFKDVPGGQVLGATYDYTQRLLDFALLAEGDNAAGATPGTPRAMPPEEAMPRVVSLLDKEGLIEQETRSPQAREPGDLSREPLAFPADRTVRLQNLARGDEGFLLAMGYATQRGYAHSHPFAGEIRFGSVCVEMMLDELDEAVEIGEIDLTECQMINQFAGAKDVPPQFTQGYGLAFGHAERKAMAMALVDRALRAEELGETIASPTQDIEFMLSHSDNVEASGFVQHLKLPHYVDFQAELELVRKLRARHESGTGSDTDADADAQNKEAA, encoded by the coding sequence ATGTACGTCGCCGTCAAAGGAGGAGAGCGCGCGATCGAAGCGTCGTGGCGCCTGCTCGACGAAACACGCCGCGGCGACACGCGCGTGCCCGAGCTGAGCGTTGCGCAGATCCGCGAACAGTTGCGCCTCGCCGTGGCGCGCGTGATGGCCGAAGGTTCGGTCTACGACGAAGAACTTGCCGCGCTTGCGATCAAGCAGGCAGCGGGCGATCTCGTCGAAGCAATCTTCCTGCTGCGCGCCTATCGCACCACGCTGCCGCGCTTTGGCTATACGCAGCCCGTCGAAACGGAAAACATGGTGGTGGAACGCCGCATTTCCGCCACCTTCAAGGACGTGCCCGGCGGCCAGGTGCTCGGCGCGACCTACGATTACACGCAGCGCCTGCTCGACTTCGCGCTGCTGGCCGAGGGCGACAACGCGGCCGGCGCCACGCCCGGTACGCCGCGTGCAATGCCGCCCGAAGAAGCCATGCCCCGCGTGGTCTCGCTGCTCGACAAGGAAGGCCTGATCGAACAGGAAACGCGCTCGCCGCAAGCGCGCGAGCCCGGCGACCTCTCGCGCGAACCGCTTGCGTTCCCCGCCGACCGCACGGTGCGCCTGCAGAACCTCGCACGCGGCGATGAGGGCTTCCTGCTCGCGATGGGCTATGCCACGCAGCGCGGCTACGCACATTCGCACCCGTTCGCGGGCGAGATCCGGTTTGGTTCGGTCTGCGTAGAAATGATGCTGGACGAACTCGACGAGGCTGTCGAAATTGGCGAGATCGACCTGACCGAGTGCCAGATGATCAACCAGTTCGCGGGCGCGAAAGACGTGCCGCCGCAATTCACGCAAGGCTACGGTCTCGCGTTCGGGCACGCGGAGCGCAAGGCCATGGCGATGGCGCTCGTCGATCGCGCGCTGCGAGCCGAGGAGCTGGGCGAGACGATCGCCTCGCCTACTCAGGACATCGAATTCATGCTCTCGCACAGCGACAACGTGGAAGCGTCAGGCTTCGTTCAACACCTGAAGCTGCCGCACTACGTGGATTTCCAGGCGGAGCTGGAACTCGTGCGCAAGTTGCGCGCGCGGCACGAAAGCGGCACCGGTAGTGACACCGACGCCGATGCCGACGCGCAAAACAAGGAGGCCGCATGA
- the phnH gene encoding phosphonate C-P lyase system protein PhnH: MSNERNVMTPDLLAALAPGFGDPVHDTQTVFRTLLDALARPGTIGVIETPLPAAAAANASPARAGLAAFASLLALADYATPVWLAQPDAALAAALRFHAGAPLAQEAREAAFAYVHDAAALPPLEAFASGTPESPEQSATVFVRVDSLTGGAPLTLRGPGIETSCSIAPAGLPERFWRERAALAPHFPCGIDFYLVCGDRLMGLPRTTLVEMH, from the coding sequence ATGAGCAACGAACGCAATGTCATGACGCCCGATTTGCTCGCGGCGCTCGCGCCCGGCTTCGGCGACCCCGTTCACGACACGCAGACCGTGTTCCGCACGCTGCTCGACGCGCTCGCGCGACCCGGCACGATCGGCGTAATCGAGACGCCGCTGCCCGCGGCCGCCGCGGCGAATGCCTCCCCCGCGCGCGCCGGCCTTGCAGCCTTCGCTTCGCTGCTCGCACTCGCGGACTACGCCACACCCGTATGGCTCGCGCAGCCCGACGCCGCGCTCGCGGCCGCGCTGCGCTTTCACGCAGGCGCGCCGCTTGCACAGGAAGCGCGTGAAGCCGCGTTCGCCTACGTGCATGACGCCGCCGCGCTGCCGCCGCTCGAAGCCTTCGCGAGCGGCACGCCCGAATCGCCGGAGCAGTCGGCCACGGTGTTCGTGCGGGTCGATTCGCTCACGGGCGGCGCGCCGCTCACGCTGCGCGGCCCCGGCATCGAAACGAGCTGCAGCATCGCGCCCGCCGGCCTGCCCGAGCGCTTCTGGCGCGAACGCGCCGCCCTCGCGCCGCACTTTCCGTGCGGCATCGACTTCTATCTCGTGTGCGGCGACCGTCTGATGGGCCTGCCGCGCACCACTCTCGTGGAGATGCACTGA
- the phnG gene encoding phosphonate C-P lyase system protein PhnG encodes MNASSTPSSATASRRAWMAVLAHTPRAELEAALGDALAGAPEPAFDWLRPPQTGLAMVRGRIGGTGDAFNLGEATVTRATLRLRASSADGTEGADASQPGPVGVACHLGRDKRRAELAALADALLQLPARHDQLHMRLIQPLAARLAARRAARRADAASTRVEFFTMVRGDA; translated from the coding sequence ATGAACGCTTCCTCCACCCCATCCTCCGCAACGGCAAGCCGGCGCGCATGGATGGCCGTTCTCGCGCACACCCCGCGCGCCGAGCTTGAAGCGGCGCTCGGCGACGCGCTCGCCGGTGCACCCGAGCCCGCTTTCGACTGGCTGCGTCCGCCACAAACCGGACTTGCCATGGTGCGCGGGCGCATTGGCGGCACCGGCGATGCCTTCAATCTGGGCGAAGCCACCGTCACGCGCGCCACGCTGCGCCTACGGGCATCGAGCGCAGATGGCACCGAAGGCGCCGACGCAAGCCAACCCGGTCCGGTCGGCGTGGCCTGCCATTTGGGCCGCGACAAACGCCGCGCCGAGTTGGCCGCACTCGCCGACGCGCTGCTGCAACTGCCCGCCCGCCACGACCAGTTGCATATGCGGTTGATCCAGCCGCTCGCCGCGCGCCTCGCCGCACGACGCGCCGCGCGCCGCGCCGACGCCGCCAGCACGCGGGTCGAGTTCTTCACGATGGTTCGAGGTGACGCATGA
- the phnF gene encoding phosphonate metabolism transcriptional regulator PhnF — protein MTSNDEAPSSLLERGAGVAVWRQIEQILAAEIAAKGFGEDGRLPSEGELARRFDVNRHTVRRAMLGLAALGLVSVEQGRGTFVQPGAIDYSIGKRTRFTENLKRHQHSAAGKLLASSRGKADPTVAKALGLRAGALVYRLETLHESDGVPLTYARSWYPAARFADLPVVMERVDSTSKALAEYGVTDYLRKWSRIGSVLPDAEVARRLNINRQQPVLWVENVDVDLDGVPIKYGVTHFAADRVQLMVEHDL, from the coding sequence ATGACATCGAACGACGAGGCGCCGTCCAGCCTGCTTGAGCGCGGCGCGGGGGTGGCGGTGTGGCGGCAGATCGAGCAGATCCTCGCGGCGGAGATCGCTGCGAAGGGCTTCGGCGAAGACGGCCGGCTGCCTAGCGAGGGTGAGCTTGCGCGCCGCTTCGACGTGAACCGCCACACCGTGCGGCGCGCGATGCTGGGTCTCGCGGCGCTGGGCCTCGTGAGCGTGGAGCAGGGGCGCGGCACTTTCGTGCAGCCCGGCGCGATCGACTACAGCATCGGCAAGCGCACGCGCTTCACGGAGAACCTGAAGCGTCATCAGCATTCGGCGGCGGGCAAGCTGCTCGCGTCGTCGCGCGGCAAGGCGGACCCCACGGTCGCCAAGGCGCTCGGCCTGCGCGCGGGCGCGCTCGTGTACCGCCTCGAAACGCTGCACGAGTCGGACGGCGTGCCGCTCACTTACGCGCGCAGCTGGTATCCCGCCGCGCGCTTCGCCGATCTGCCAGTCGTCATGGAGCGCGTCGACAGTACGTCGAAGGCCCTTGCCGAATACGGCGTGACCGACTATCTGCGCAAGTGGAGCCGCATCGGCAGCGTGCTGCCCGATGCCGAAGTGGCGCGCCGCCTGAACATCAACCGGCAGCAGCCGGTGCTGTGGGTGGAAAACGTCGACGTCGATCTCGACGGCGTGCCAATCAAGTACGGTGTCACGCATTTCGCCGCCGACCGCGTGCAACTGATGGTGGAGCACGACCTATGA
- a CDS encoding DUF1045 domain-containing protein, with product MSVLHEDWSEAARFALYYAPPRESVWWEAGCAWLGRDPETGDTLAPPPWLSGLPQPLEGLTVAPRRYGWHGTLVPPFRLAPGVTPTALLAAAQQWAQGQARFEAIVEAALLGRFVALRPADDAGETALRELAANALRALGSLRAAQTPAELAKRLDAPLTPRQRAYVEAWGYPYVFEEFRFHMTLSDSLNDAQTCAQLVDAWNTQMRDARALPVEGAALFVEPEPGAPFVLWRRLPFAGARA from the coding sequence ATGAGCGTGCTGCACGAAGATTGGAGCGAAGCCGCGCGCTTCGCGCTCTACTATGCGCCGCCGCGCGAGTCGGTGTGGTGGGAGGCGGGCTGCGCGTGGCTTGGCCGCGATCCGGAAACGGGCGACACCCTTGCGCCGCCACCGTGGCTCAGCGGCCTGCCGCAGCCGCTGGAAGGGCTCACGGTCGCGCCACGCCGCTATGGCTGGCACGGCACCCTCGTGCCGCCATTCCGTCTCGCGCCGGGCGTGACGCCCACGGCGCTCCTTGCGGCCGCGCAGCAGTGGGCGCAGGGGCAGGCGCGCTTCGAAGCCATTGTCGAAGCGGCGTTGCTCGGCCGCTTCGTAGCGTTGCGCCCCGCCGACGATGCCGGCGAAACCGCGCTGCGCGAACTGGCTGCCAACGCACTGCGCGCGCTCGGTTCGCTGCGCGCTGCGCAAACCCCCGCCGAGCTCGCGAAGCGCCTGGACGCGCCGCTCACGCCGCGCCAGCGCGCGTACGTCGAGGCGTGGGGCTACCCGTACGTGTTCGAAGAATTCCGCTTTCACATGACGCTATCCGATTCGCTGAACGACGCGCAAACGTGCGCACAACTCGTCGATGCCTGGAACACGCAGATGCGCGATGCCAGAGCGCTGCCGGTGGAAGGCGCGGCGCTCTTCGTCGAGCCCGAGCCGGGCGCGCCGTTCGTGCTGTGGCGCCGCCTGCCGTTCGCGGGGGCCCGCGCATGA
- the phnN gene encoding phosphonate metabolism protein/1,5-bisphosphokinase (PRPP-forming) PhnN produces the protein MKGGLIYVMGPSGAGKDTLLRYARERLSGKDVVFAHRYITREDSGGENHIALTEAEFEARSQRGLFALQWRSHALRYGVGVEIDQWMTLGCTVVVNGSRAYAGEAFERYPRMTLVHIEAAQHVLAARLASRARETPEQVAARLARRAPFEVPAGAAFARIDNSGHLEEAGEAFVELVQQVAAG, from the coding sequence ATGAAGGGCGGTCTGATCTACGTAATGGGACCATCGGGCGCGGGCAAGGACACGCTGCTGCGTTACGCGCGCGAGCGCCTGTCCGGCAAAGACGTCGTGTTCGCGCATCGCTATATCACGCGCGAAGACAGCGGCGGCGAGAACCACATCGCGCTCACCGAAGCCGAATTCGAGGCGCGCTCGCAGCGCGGCCTCTTTGCGCTGCAATGGCGCAGCCACGCGCTGCGCTATGGCGTGGGTGTGGAGATCGACCAGTGGATGACGCTTGGCTGCACCGTCGTGGTGAACGGCTCGCGCGCCTACGCGGGTGAGGCGTTCGAGCGCTATCCGCGCATGACGCTCGTGCACATCGAAGCCGCGCAGCACGTGCTGGCCGCGCGCCTCGCTTCCCGGGCGCGCGAAACGCCCGAGCAGGTCGCGGCGCGCCTCGCGCGGCGCGCTCCGTTCGAGGTGCCGGCGGGCGCGGCGTTCGCGCGCATCGACAACTCGGGGCATCTGGAGGAGGCGGGCGAGGCGTTCGTCGAGCTCGTGCAGCAGGTGGCGGCCGGGTAG
- a CDS encoding LysR family transcriptional regulator: MDRFQEMQIFTRIVDRRSFTQAAEDLNLPRATVTNSIKRLEARLGVRLLERTTRQVKPTLDGDAYYQRCTRLLADLEETEEAFRDTDPQGRLRVNMQGTLTQYFVMPRLQDFLARYPRVELFIGSGDHFVDLVREGVDCVLRAGELADSSMIARRVALLEQVTCASPAYLERHGDPESIEALAVTHAENPGRAGHRAVNYVSPATGRALPLEFTTPEGIVHVTLPGPVAVNGAELYTAGSLAGLGIVQVPRYRVRDLLANGELCVVLPAHPPPPLPVSVLYPQNRQLSLRVRAFADWLVQVFAEIA; this comes from the coding sequence TTGGACCGTTTCCAGGAGATGCAGATTTTCACGCGCATCGTCGACCGCCGCAGCTTCACGCAGGCGGCCGAGGATCTAAACCTGCCGCGCGCGACGGTCACCAATTCGATCAAGCGTCTCGAAGCGCGCCTTGGCGTGCGCCTGCTCGAGCGCACCACGCGCCAGGTGAAGCCGACGCTCGATGGCGACGCCTATTACCAGCGCTGCACGCGCCTGCTCGCCGACCTCGAGGAAACCGAGGAGGCGTTTCGCGACACCGATCCGCAGGGGCGCTTGCGCGTGAACATGCAGGGCACGCTCACGCAGTACTTCGTGATGCCGCGCCTGCAAGACTTTCTCGCGCGCTATCCGCGTGTCGAGCTTTTTATCGGCTCGGGCGACCACTTCGTCGATCTCGTGCGCGAGGGCGTGGACTGCGTGCTGCGCGCGGGCGAACTGGCCGACTCCTCGATGATCGCGCGGCGCGTGGCGCTGCTGGAGCAGGTGACCTGCGCGAGCCCCGCGTATCTCGAGCGGCACGGCGACCCGGAGTCGATCGAGGCGCTCGCCGTCACACACGCGGAAAATCCAGGCCGCGCAGGCCATCGGGCCGTGAACTATGTTTCGCCGGCTACGGGCCGCGCGCTCCCGCTCGAATTCACGACACCCGAAGGTATCGTCCACGTGACGCTGCCGGGTCCGGTGGCCGTGAATGGCGCGGAACTCTACACGGCGGGCTCGCTGGCGGGGCTCGGTATCGTGCAGGTGCCGCGCTACCGCGTGCGCGATCTGCTCGCCAACGGCGAGCTTTGCGTGGTGCTGCCGGCGCATCCGCCGCCGCCCTTGCCGGTTTCGGTGCTGTATCCGCAGAACCGCCAGTTGTCCCTGCGCGTGCGCGCTTTCGCCGACTGGCTCGTGCAGGTGTTTGCCGAGATTGCCTGA
- a CDS encoding IclR family transcriptional regulator: MNSASSASPDRSADQQEIPEKPGDSYVQSFARGLSVIRAFNAEHPEQTLTDVAAATGLTRAGARRILLTLQTLGYVEAEGRLFRLTPRILDLGFAYLTSMPFWNLAEPVMEELSQEVHESCSAAVLDRTEIVYVLRVPTHKIMTINLSIGSRLPAYCTSMGRVLLASLDEATLDETLGASPLYAHTARTVTDVGELKKIIGQVRQQGWAIVDQELEGGLISISAPIRNRQGRVIAAMNISGNAQRTSAKQMVKTFLDPLQQAAARVSGMVARRT, encoded by the coding sequence ATGAATTCTGCTTCCAGTGCCTCGCCAGACCGCTCCGCCGACCAGCAGGAGATCCCCGAAAAACCGGGCGACTCCTATGTGCAGTCGTTCGCGCGTGGGCTTTCGGTGATCCGCGCGTTCAACGCCGAGCATCCCGAGCAGACCCTCACCGACGTCGCCGCCGCCACGGGCCTCACGCGCGCCGGGGCGCGCCGCATTCTGCTCACGCTGCAGACGCTCGGCTATGTCGAAGCCGAGGGGCGGCTCTTTCGCCTCACCCCGCGCATTCTCGACCTCGGCTTCGCGTACCTCACGTCGATGCCGTTCTGGAATCTCGCCGAACCGGTAATGGAAGAGTTGTCGCAAGAAGTGCACGAGAGCTGCTCGGCGGCCGTGCTCGACCGCACCGAGATCGTCTACGTGTTGCGCGTGCCCACGCACAAGATCATGACGATCAACCTCTCGATCGGCAGCCGCCTGCCTGCGTACTGCACCTCGATGGGGCGTGTGCTGCTTGCGTCGCTCGATGAAGCCACACTCGACGAAACGCTCGGCGCCTCACCGCTCTACGCGCATACGGCGCGCACGGTCACCGACGTCGGCGAACTCAAGAAGATCATCGGGCAGGTGCGCCAGCAGGGCTGGGCGATCGTCGATCAGGAACTGGAAGGCGGCCTCATCTCGATCTCCGCGCCCATTCGCAACCGCCAAGGCCGCGTGATCGCCGCGATGAACATCAGCGGCAACGCGCAGCGCACTTCGGCCAAGCAGATGGTGAAGACCTTCCTCGATCCGCTTCAGCAAGCCGCGGCGCGCGTGTCCGGCATGGTCGCGCGGCGCACCTGA
- the cyoA gene encoding ubiquinol oxidase subunit II: MKDRKAFKRWLIPLGSGLLVSLAGCSGNFAVLDPKGSVGAAEKSLILTATWAMLLVVVPVIILTLVFAWRYRASNRNATYAPKWAHSTAIEVVVWAIPAAIILFLAILTWRTSHELDPYKPLESSVKPINVEVVALDWKWLFIYPDLGIASVNQLAVPVGTPVNFRITSDSVMNSFFIPQLGTQVYAMAGMQTRLHLIADEAGDFDGLSSNYSGKGFSDMKFRTLATSQQDFDAWVQKVKTSSTPLSMDEYATVSKPQEKAPVQYFSTVDPKLFNNIIAKYNNGHVTNFDPSCVTKG; this comes from the coding sequence ATGAAAGACAGAAAAGCCTTTAAAAGGTGGTTAATCCCCCTCGGCAGCGGGCTGCTCGTTTCTCTTGCGGGGTGCAGCGGCAATTTTGCCGTGCTGGACCCGAAGGGCAGCGTCGGCGCGGCCGAGAAGTCGCTCATCCTCACGGCCACGTGGGCCATGCTGCTGGTCGTGGTGCCCGTCATCATCCTGACGCTCGTGTTCGCGTGGCGCTACCGCGCTTCGAACCGCAACGCGACCTACGCGCCGAAGTGGGCCCACTCCACGGCGATCGAAGTGGTGGTCTGGGCCATTCCGGCCGCGATCATTCTGTTCCTCGCCATCCTCACGTGGCGCACCTCGCACGAGCTCGACCCGTACAAGCCGCTGGAGTCGAGCGTGAAGCCCATCAACGTCGAGGTCGTCGCGCTCGACTGGAAGTGGCTCTTCATCTACCCGGACCTCGGCATTGCCTCGGTGAACCAGCTCGCCGTGCCGGTGGGCACGCCGGTCAACTTCCGTATCACGTCGGACTCGGTGATGAACTCGTTCTTCATCCCGCAGTTGGGCACCCAGGTCTACGCCATGGCGGGCATGCAAACGCGTTTGCACCTGATCGCCGATGAAGCGGGCGATTTCGACGGTCTCTCGTCCAACTACAGCGGCAAGGGCTTCTCGGACATGAAGTTCCGCACGCTCGCCACGAGCCAGCAGGACTTCGACGCGTGGGTGCAGAAGGTCAAGACGTCGTCCACCCCGCTTTCGATGGACGAGTACGCGACGGTTTCGAAGCCGCAGGAGAAGGCGCCGGTGCAGTACTTCTCGACTGTCGACCCGAAGCTCTTCAATAACATCATCGCGAAGTACAACAACGGGCACGTCACGAATTTCGACCCGTCCTGCGTGACCAAGGGGTAA
- the cyoB gene encoding cytochrome o ubiquinol oxidase subunit I: MFGKLTLEAIPFDQPIIMGAAAFMALIVAGVLGLVTVTGKWKYIWSEWLTSVDHKRIGVMYMIVAVLMLVRGFADAVMMRIQQAIAFNSPGYLPPHHFDQIFTAHGVIMIFFMAMALMVGFFNLVVPLQIGARDVAFPFLNSLSFWMTAISAILINLSLVIGEFAKVGWLAYPPLSELQFSPDVGVDYYIWAVQLSGVGTLITGVNFFVTIIKMRAPGMTLMKMPVFTWTALCSNVLIMATFPILTIAVALLGLDRYVGTHFFTNELGGNAMLYLNLIWAWGHPEVYILVLPAFGIYSEVMATFCKKPLFGYKTMVYASCAIMVLAFLVWAHHFFTMGSGADVNAFFGIATMIIAIPTGVKIFNWLFTMYRGRVHFTAPVLWTVGFMVTFSIAGMTGVMLAIPGADFVLHNSLFLIAHFHNAIIGGVVFGYLAGLQYWFPKVFGLKPSEKLGKASFWCWFVGFYVAFVPLYVLGFMGATRRTNHYDVPEWHPYFVVAAIGAAIIAVGIVLQVLLWVMAFVNRNKAECKDVTGDPWDGRTLEWATSSPPAVYNFAVIPHVDDIDAFAHMKEVGRAPGLAAKYTDIHMPSNTAAGLIVGIFSLVLGFAAVWHITWLAVLGFVGVALTIIIKSFGKNDGYYIPAAKVREIEERRFGTGVAVAKHDLVAEEAI, from the coding sequence ATGTTCGGAAAACTCACATTAGAGGCGATCCCGTTCGATCAGCCCATCATCATGGGCGCGGCGGCGTTCATGGCGCTGATCGTCGCTGGCGTGCTCGGTCTCGTTACCGTGACCGGCAAATGGAAGTACATCTGGAGCGAGTGGCTCACGAGCGTGGACCACAAGCGCATCGGCGTGATGTACATGATCGTGGCGGTGCTCATGCTCGTGCGCGGCTTCGCCGACGCGGTCATGATGCGCATCCAGCAGGCCATTGCGTTCAATTCTCCTGGCTACCTGCCTCCGCACCACTTCGATCAGATCTTCACGGCGCACGGCGTCATCATGATTTTCTTCATGGCGATGGCGCTCATGGTCGGTTTCTTCAACCTCGTCGTGCCCCTGCAGATCGGCGCGCGCGACGTGGCGTTCCCGTTCCTGAACTCGCTCTCGTTCTGGATGACGGCGATCAGCGCGATCCTCATCAACCTCTCGCTCGTGATCGGCGAGTTCGCGAAGGTGGGCTGGCTTGCGTATCCGCCGCTTTCCGAACTGCAGTTCAGTCCGGACGTGGGGGTGGACTACTACATCTGGGCGGTCCAGCTCTCCGGCGTCGGTACCTTGATTACGGGCGTGAACTTCTTCGTCACGATCATCAAGATGCGCGCGCCTGGCATGACGCTCATGAAGATGCCGGTGTTCACGTGGACGGCGCTGTGCTCGAACGTGCTCATCATGGCCACGTTCCCGATCCTCACGATCGCGGTGGCGCTGCTTGGCCTCGACCGCTACGTCGGCACGCACTTCTTCACGAACGAGCTTGGCGGCAACGCCATGCTGTATCTGAACCTGATCTGGGCGTGGGGCCACCCCGAGGTGTACATCCTCGTGCTGCCTGCGTTCGGCATCTATTCGGAAGTGATGGCCACGTTCTGCAAGAAGCCGCTGTTCGGCTACAAGACAATGGTCTACGCCTCGTGCGCGATCATGGTGCTGGCGTTCCTCGTGTGGGCGCACCACTTCTTTACGATGGGCTCGGGCGCCGACGTCAACGCGTTCTTCGGCATTGCGACGATGATCATCGCCATTCCGACCGGCGTGAAGATTTTCAACTGGCTGTTCACGATGTATCGCGGCCGGGTCCACTTCACCGCGCCCGTGCTCTGGACCGTCGGCTTCATGGTGACGTTCTCGATCGCCGGCATGACCGGTGTGATGCTCGCGATCCCGGGTGCGGACTTCGTGCTCCACAACTCGCTCTTCCTGATCGCTCACTTCCATAACGCGATTATCGGCGGCGTGGTGTTCGGTTACCTCGCGGGCCTGCAGTACTGGTTCCCGAAGGTGTTTGGCCTGAAGCCCAGCGAAAAGCTCGGCAAGGCGTCGTTCTGGTGCTGGTTCGTTGGCTTCTACGTGGCCTTCGTGCCGCTCTATGTGCTCGGTTTCATGGGCGCAACGCGTCGCACCAACCACTACGACGTGCCCGAATGGCATCCTTACTTCGTCGTCGCCGCAATTGGCGCTGCGATCATCGCGGTCGGCATCGTGCTCCAGGTCCTGCTGTGGGTGATGGCCTTCGTCAACCGCAACAAGGCCGAATGCAAAGACGTGACGGGCGATCCGTGGGACGGCCGCACGCTCGAGTGGGCAACGTCGTCGCCGCCGGCGGTCTACAACTTCGCGGTCATTCCGCACGTGGACGACATCGACGCTTTCGCGCACATGAAGGAAGTGGGCCGCGCTCCGGGGCTCGCCGCGAAATACACGGACATCCATATGCCGTCCAACACGGCGGCGGGCCTCATCGTCGGCATCTTCAGCCTCGTGCTGGGCTTTGCCGCCGTGTGGCACATCACGTGGCTTGCGGTGCTCGGATTCGTCGGCGTTGCGCTGACGATCATCATCAAGAGCTTCGGCAAGAACGACGGTTACTACATTCCGGCCGCGAAGGTTCGCGAGATCGAGGAACGGCGCTTCGGCACCGGCGTCGCCGTGGCCAAGCATGACCTGGTCGCCGAGGAGGCAATCTGA
- the cyoC gene encoding cytochrome o ubiquinol oxidase subunit III, giving the protein MLQKTNAATLAELDHHDHPQSHSVFGFWVYLMTDCVLFAALFATFGVLGHQFAGGPTGKDLFDIPGVALETAVLLLSSITYGFAMLGAHQRKNGMVLGWLAVTFLLGASFLVLELREFSHLIAEGAGPQRSAFLSSFFTLVATHGLHVFFGLLWMLVMMIQVVRARQLGEQEIRRLTCLSLFWHFLDVVWICVFSFVYLGSVL; this is encoded by the coding sequence ATGTTGCAGAAAACCAATGCGGCAACCCTTGCCGAACTCGATCACCACGATCACCCGCAGTCGCACTCGGTATTCGGCTTCTGGGTCTACCTGATGACCGACTGCGTGCTGTTCGCGGCGCTGTTCGCCACGTTTGGCGTGCTCGGCCACCAGTTCGCGGGCGGCCCCACGGGCAAGGACCTGTTCGACATCCCGGGCGTGGCGCTCGAAACGGCCGTGCTGCTGCTTTCCAGCATCACGTACGGCTTCGCGATGCTCGGCGCGCACCAGCGCAAGAACGGCATGGTGCTCGGCTGGCTCGCCGTTACCTTCCTTCTGGGTGCCTCGTTCCTCGTGCTCGAACTGCGCGAGTTCTCGCACCTGATCGCAGAAGGCGCCGGCCCGCAGCGCAGCGCGTTCCTTTCGTCGTTCTTCACGCTTGTCGCCACGCACGGCCTGCACGTGTTCTTTGGCCTTCTGTGGATGCTCGTGATGATGATCCAGGTGGTTCGCGCGCGGCAACTTGGCGAGCAGGAAATCCGCCGTCTCACGTGCCTGAGCCTCTTCTGGCACTTTCTCGACGTGGTGTGGATCTGCGTGTTTTCTTTTGTCTATCTGGGGAGCGTGCTCTAA